The genomic window TGAGACAGTTTGAGCAATTATATAGCCGGGCTCGACAAGATGGCCTACCTCCTATTGCCCTTCTTCGTCAGACCTTATCTCTGTTTAGGGGCATGTTGACCGCGCGCCTCGCCATGAATGCCGGCACAACCGCCAACACAGCCTTATCCGGGTTTCGGCCACCGTTACATTTCAAGACAAAGCCCGTGGTGTCAGCGCAGCTGAGCAAATGGAACGCCAAACAAATCAGTGATGTCATTGACAGGCTGGTTAATACTGAAATTCAAATCAAATCCGCTGGAACGGCTGATCCGTCTACACTGACGGGTCAAACCCTGCTTGGTCTGGTTTTACGCAGCCGCAGCCTAAACCGATAAGAAGCTTTATCTGTTTGGTCCCAAGCCGATTTTTCCTAACATATCTTCAAGCTGCTCAAGCGATGTGACTTTTACCACAACTTGGCCTTTTTCGGTGCGTTCATCCCAGTCCAGCCGCATAGCTAGACCCAATTCTGTTCGCGCTCTGACCTCAAGCGCCTTAATATCAGAAGATTTTTCAACTGCTTGCGATGATTTAGCTGATTTTTGGCGGCTTGACCTGATCAAGGCCTCAACTTCACGGGCAGACAGGTTTTCCTTTATGATTTGTGCAGCCAGCTGTTCGGCATCATCACGACCAATTAACGGGCGAACCTGTCCCATCGTCAGGCTGCGTTTAATCAAACTGTCTCTTATCGATTGCGGCAGAGTGAGCAGACGCCCGACATTGGCAATGTGAGATCTGGATTTTCCGACAATATCGGCTAATTCTTGTTGTGAGTAACCGTGCCTATCCAATAATGCCTGGTAACCCTCAGCCTCTTCTATGACAGACAAATCACGTCGCTGTATATTTTCGATCAATGACAATTCAGCAGCTTCTTTGTCATCAAATGTGGATATTACTGCTGGAATTTCATGCAATGATGCGATTTGCGCTGCCCGCCAACGCCGCTCTCCTGCAATCAGCTGAAAACGCGACGGCTGATCAGGGTGGGGGCGGACAATGACAGGCTGCAAAAGGCCCCTGCTTTTTATTGAAGCTGCTAATTCGTTCAGCTCAGCTTTATCAAAGCTCCGTCTGGGTTGCCATGGGCCCGGAACAATCCATTCAATTGGTAACGCCCTGACTTCGCGGCCTGGCACCGCAGGGCGGCGCGCACTTGTGGATGCCGCATCCGGCTGACCAGCCACGCCTGTTTGCGCTGGAGTTTGGCTGAGCACTGGCGAATCACCCAAAAGGCTGGATAATCCACGCCCAAGCCTCTGATTATCCTGTTTTTTTTGTGGTCTCTGTGAAGATTTATCCTTTGTCATGCCACTTTTTGTTCCTGTTTCAGAAGTTCTGCGGCCAAAGCGGCATAAGCTTGTGCTCCGGCACATTTTAAATCATACATCAATATGGGCTGGCCAAAAGACGGGGCTTCAGAAATGCGAACATTCCGCGGAATAACCGTCTGGTAAACTGAAACACCAAAATGTGATCTCACATCAGCTTCCACCATTTCAGATAATTTATTTCTGGTGTCATACATAGTCAGCACAATCCCTTGCAAGACAAGGCCAGTGTTCAAGCCGGACTGCACCATCGTGATGGTCTGATTGAGCTGGGCTAATCCTTCAAGAGCATAAAATTCACATTGCAGAGGAACAATGACAGTATCTGCCGCACACAAGGCATTCACCGTCAACAGGCCAAGCGACGGCGGGCAATCAATCAGGATATAGTCAAAATTGTCCTTTATATCAGCCAATTTATCGGCAAGCCGGTATTCGCGCCTGTCCAAAGGGCTTAATTCCACCTCTGCTGCAGATAAATCCATGGTCGCCGGAATTAAGGACAGGCCGGGAACTTGTGTCGTAACGACCGCCGCTTCAACCTGCGCTTCGCCTGTAACCAGCCGATAGCTGTTTACAGCCCTTGCGCCGGGATCAACACCAAGGCCTGTACTGGCGTTGCCTTGCGGATCGAAATCAACCAGAAGAACATGCATGCCACAAGCCGCCAAGGCAGTGGATAAATTCACCGCTGTAGTGGTCTTACCGACACCTCCTTTTTGATTGGCTACAGCAATAACTTTAGCTGACATATTAATTCCCTAAGCGTCTGTATTTATTAATTTTTATTTCCGAAATGAACGATAACAGCATCTTCATCTGTAATGCTGGGATAACTTTGCGCCGCTAGTGTCACCGAAGATGGTAGCGCGGTCAATTCCTGTTTTACAGCTCTTCCTTTCAGAAATAAATATTCAAGCGCGTCATGATGCTGACGGGCAGTTAATTCAAATAATTTTACCAAAGGCGCTAGCGCCCGTGCGGTAATCACATCCATATGAAGACAGGCCAACTCTTCAACACGGCCATGATGAATCACAGCATCTACACCTGTCTCAGCAATAGCCGTGCGCATAAAGGCAACCTTTTTGCTGTCTGATTCGACCAGATGGACTTGTTTTTTTGTCACAATGGCCAGAACAAGACCAGGCAGACCCGCACCAGCGCCAATATCCATAATGGTTTTTGCTGTTTGGGGCAGATAAGGTACGAGCTGAGCGCTGTCTAAAACATGACGCTGCCAGATCTGGGGCAAGGTCGAAGATGAGACAAGATTGATCCGCTGCTGCCACTTGCAGAGCAGCTGAACATATATGTCGAGTTGATCTTGTGTTTCACGTGAAACATCAAGATAAGCACAAATATCCTCTCGGCTTGTATCTGGTGGGAAAAACCGGTCACTCACTCAACCCTCCGCTTGCCGCTAGGCATTGTTCTGGCAAAACAGGCTTAACTTAGCCTAGCGCGTTTTAGCGTTGTTTTGCCTCAGTTCCGTCTGAATGCCTGTCTTTTTTCAAAAACCGTAAAACAGCGACCAAGGCGGCAGGCGTCATACCGGGTATACGGCTAGCCTGACCGATGGTTTCTGGCTGGAACCGTTGAAGCAGGTCACAAGATTCAGCAGACAGGCCGCCGATTTCAGTAAAATCTGTATCCGGGGGTATGTTCAAAGCATCATCACGCCGCATAGCTTCAATATCAGCCTGCTGGCGGGCCAGATAACCTGAATAGCGGCAATCTGTTTCAAGCTGACTATGTAATATATTGTCTATCTGACCTAATTCTGGCCATAAGCGCAGACAATCAGAAAACCGAACCCCTTCTAGAGCAAGCAAGTCAGCCGGGGTTTTCGGACTGCCATCGCGTGACACGGGCAAACCAGCAGCGGCAAGCTCTTTTGGTCGTTTAGGTGTCGAAGACAACATCTGTTCAGCTTGCTGTAAAGCGTGCTTTTTCCGCTTCCAGTGCAGCTGGCGGTCAGCCCCAATACAACCAACAGCACTGCCTTTGTCCGTAAGCCTTTGATCTGCGTTATCTGCCCGCAAAAATAACCGGTATTCTGCCCGAGATGTAAACATACGGTAAGGTTCTGGCGCACCTTTCGTCACCAAATCATCAATCATCACGCCAATATATGCATCTGCCCTATCCAGCACAAAGCGATCAGCTTGAACAGACCTGTTGGCCACGCTCAGTGCAGCGTTCACCCCGGCCATCAGACCCTGGGCAGCAGCCTCTTCATAACCTGTGGTGCCATTAATCTGACCGGCAAGAAATAAACCAGCCAACGCTTTTAGTTCAAGTGACGCGGTAAGGGCTCGCGGGTCAACAAAATCATATTCTATCGCATATCCAAATTGCAGAATTTCAGCTGTTTCAAGGCCTTCTATCGTCGCAATCAAAGCCGTTTGCACATCACGTGGCAGGCTGGTTGAAATACCATTAGGATAAACTGTATGATCATCCAGCCCTTCTGGCTCGAGGAAAATCTGATGTGAATCACGATCAGAAAAACGATGAACCTTATCTTCAATTGAAGGGCAATATCGCGGCCCATGACCTTCTATTTGTCCAGAATATACAGCTGATAAATGGATTGATTTTGCGATAATGTCATGTGTTCTCGCGTTTGTACGGGTTATACCACATTCAATCTGCGGAACCTCTATCTTGTGGGTCATGGTTGAAAACGGAACAGGTTCACTATCGGCTGGCTGCATCGCCAGGCGAGACCAATCGATTGTGCGGCTATCAAGGCGCGCAGGAGTTCCTGTTTTCAGCCTGCCTATCGGCAGATTCATTTCACGAAGCCGCTTTGCCAGCGCAAGTGATGGCTGTTCACCCACACGCCCTGCAGGTGTTCGTTCCTGACCCAGATGAATAAGTCCACCCAAAAATGTGCCTGTCGTTAACACAACAGCATCACAAGCAATCACGTGACCTGATTCGGTTACAATTCCAGAGGCATGACCTTGACGGGTCTGAATATCTGCTACAGCACCCTCGATCACCGTTAACCCGTCTTGTTCAGCCAACAATCTTTGAATAGCCTGGCGATACAGCTTGCGATCAGCCTGGGCGCGTGGGCCATGCACAGCTGGCCCTCTTGACCTGTTCAGCATCCGAAACTGAATCCCTGCTTGGTCAATGGCGCGCGCCATTAATCCATCAAGTGCATCAATTTCCCTGACCAGCTGACCTTTGCCCAGCCCACCAATCGCAGGATTACAGGACATCTCACCAATTTTGTCTGCAGCCATTGTTACAAGAGCAGTTTTTGCACCCATACGGGCCGCTGCTGCTGCTGCTTCTGTGCCTGCATGGCCGCCGCCAATCACCACAACATCATATTTTTGAGATGTCATCAGAGTTAATCCATGTTTACATCTGGTCACAGAGGTAGAGCCGGCCGAAACGCTGAACATAAGCTGCATTTTCATGTTCGCCGGAATAACAGCAGTAAATTACGCTGTTTCACGTGAAACATCAATCATCAATCCACCGGAGCATACTGGTTCAGACGACAGCCGGTATTTATTTACCAATACAAAAAGAAGAGAAAATATGATCAAGCACATCTTCAACATCAATCTGACCTAAGATACGTGATAATGCCATAGTCGCCGCTCTGAATTCTTCTGCGACAAGCTCTGTTTGATCTGGAGCTGACAAATCCAGACTGGCCTGAAGGTGGTGAACAGCTTCTGCCAACGCTTGCCGGTGCCGGACACGAGTTAAAATTACCGATGTTGACTGCACATTCACATCAGCCATGAACTTTTCTAATCGACTTTCAAACGCATCAAGGCCCGTGCCCTCATGTGCGCTGATAGACATCACATTTGCTGAGGGGACGTTGCCAGATATCAAGACATGCTCTTCGTCCTGAAGGCCCTGATCCTGCTTATTCACCAAAATAAATATTTCAGCCTCGCTCCAGCTGGAGATTGTCAGTGCCTGATCAGCCCAGCCCGTCTGGGTTCCATCAACCACAATGATCACTAAATCTGCCTGAGTGGCTGCCTGCTGAGCACGATGAATACCCTCTTGTTCAATCGGATCATCAGTTTGGCGCCAACCCGCAGTATCTGTCAGCACAACTGGTATTCCTGAGACCTCCAGACTGACCTCAACACTGTCTCTTGTTGTGCCAGGCCGATCAGACACAATGGCTGCCGGGCGGCGAGCAAGAGCGTTCAATGTTGTTGATTTTCCCGCATTTACAGGACCCGCCAGTACGACTGACAATCCGGATCGCACCATCTCCCCTCGCCGCGAGGCCGTAAGACCCACCTTCATTTCATCAAGAATATATTGGATCCGGTCTTTGATCTGCTCTTCAAGCGTATCAGGCAGCTCTTCATCAGCAAAATCAATAGATGCTTCCAGCAAAGATAAGCAAGATATGACATCCTTCCGCCAGCTTTCTACAGGTCGGCGCAAACTGCCCGCCATTTGAGCTGTTGCCTGTCGTCTTTGCAAATTTGTATCAGCAGCAATCAGATCAACCAGGCCCTCAGCAGCTGTTATATCAGTTTTACCTTTATCAAGTGCACGGCGGGTAAACTCGCCCGCCTCTGCAAGACGATATCCCGGCAAAGCCGCTAAATGATGCAGAATATCTTCTACAACAGCAGGTGAGCCATGGGTATGAATTTCCAACACATCTTCACCTGTAGCAGATGCAGGGCCCACAAAACCGATCAGCATCACATCATCTAATAAAGCACCTTCTGCATCTTTCAGCCATCGGCGATGTGCCGTACGCGGCATGACCGGTGCGGCACCAAAGGCAGCTGGTACCGCAAGTGCCAGTGCGCCAGACACCCTGATTACCGCCACAGCTGAACGGCCAGGCGGTGTTGCTAACGCAAAGATCGTTTCCGACATAGAAGCTGTTTTCATATTTATGTTCGCTTTACCATAAGTAACCTGTGTAAAAAGATTAATCGTGATAGGCTTTTGTTACTCAATCTCGTATTAACTTAACGCTAGACTAAGAATTTGTCATGTTTACAAGCTCACTGACCACCCCACTTGGCTATATGCGCGCCCGCTCAAGCACAGATGGCCTTTATGCTCTCGACTGGCAGCAAACACCGTTTACAACCCCCGATCTGGATAATGATGTTTCACGTGAAACAATTCATCAGCTGCACCTTTATCTACAAGGCAAACTTCAGAGATTTACGCTGCCGCTTGATTTATCGCTACACAGCCAGGCGTTCTGCAAATGGCTTGAAGTGATGTCGGCCATTCCTTATGGACAGACCATTAGCTATAAAGACTTCGCCAAGAGATGGGGAAATGAAAAGGCCGCACGGGCGGCCGGCCAGGCCTGCCAGCGCAATCCTTTGCCGGTTATTCTACCTTGCCACCGGGTTGTCCAATCTAACGGGACATTTGATAATTACAGTGGCGGGGATAAAACAACTCCTCATGATCCTGAAAATATTAAACGAAAACAGTGGCTTATTTCATTAGAGGCAGAACATCGAAGCGTTATTTAGCTGTTCATTTGCTCAAAGAAATCTGTATTGGTCTTGGAATGCCGCATCTTGTCGGCGAGAAATTCCATAGCATCAACAGGACCCATCTGCATCAATATACGCCGCAGCACCCACATCTTTGATAGGGTCTGTTTATCTACCAAAAGTTCTTCTTTGCGTGTTCCGGATTTGGTGACATCAATTGCCGGGAATACCCTCTTGTCAGAAAGTTTGCGATCCAGAACAACCTCGCTGTTTCCTGTGCCTTTAAATTCTTCAAAGATCACTTCATCCATCCGGGACCCGGTCTCGATAAGCGCTGTTGCAATAATCGTTAATGATCCGCCCTGTTCAACATTCCTGGCCGCTCCAAAGAATCGCTTTGGCCGTTGCAATGCATTTGCGTCCACACCACCGGTCAACACTTTTCCAGAAGATGGAACAACAGTGTTGTAAGCCCGTGCCAGACGTGTAATCGAATCAAGCAAAATAACAACGTCTCGTTTATGTTCGACAAGGCGCTTAGCCTTTTCGATCACCATATCAGTTACCTGCACATGGCGAAGGGCTGGTTCATCAAACGTTGATGAAATCACCTCACCATTTACAGACCGCTGCATGTCGGTCACCTCTTCAGGCCGTTCATCTATCAGTAATACAATCAAATAAACTTCAGGATGATTAACAGAAATCGCATGAGCAATGCTCTGCAGCATCATGGTTTTACCGGTTCGCGGTGGCGCTACGATCAGACCACGCTGTCCTTTCCCGATCGGCGAAATCAAATCCATAACACGTGGCGTGTTATCTTTGCGATCGGGGTCAAATGGCAATTCCATGGTCAGTTTTTCATCTGGATATAAGGGCGTCAGATTATCAAAATTAATCCGGTGCCGAACCGCTTCAGGGTCTTCAAAATTAATTGATTCAACCTTCAGCAGAGCGAAATACCGCTCACCATCTTTTGGCGCTCTAATTTCCCCTTCAACTGTATCGCCGGTCCGCAAGCTAAATCGCCTGACCTGGCTGGGCGAGATATAAATATCATCAGGTCCGGGCAAATAATTTGACTCTGGTGCACGCAGAAAACCGAACCCGTCAGATAACACCTCAAGTACACCTGTTCCGCGGATAACAACATCATTTTCAGCAAGCTGTTTCAAAATAGCAAACATCATGTCTTGCGTCCGCAAGGTTGATGCGTTCTCAATTTCAAGCTCTTCAGCGTAAGCCAATAACTCAGCTGCTGTTTTCGATTTAAGTTCTTGTAGATGCATCTTTTTCTACCCTGAAGCAAAGATGTAAGGAAAAACAGTATGAGCTCCTTGTGGCGGAGCTATGCAGGACAATAAAAAAGGGGGGGTTCAAAATTTTTACCTGCCTACCGCTTCTTCATGCCATAAGCGCACCGGATCTGTCAAATTTACGTAATGTCAGCTTGGTTCTTAAAAAGGTTCAACCACTGCCATGATGACAATGATAATCATCAACAAAGTGGGCCCTTCATTCCAGATTCGATAGGTTTTATGATTTAACGCCTGATCGGCTTCCAATTTACGACGCATCCGCGCGAACACCATATGACATGCGGTCATTAAAATGACACAGACTAATTTTACCCACATCCACGGCATTACAAGTAAGCTGGGATTTTGATGTAACATCCACAGCCCTAGACCCCATGTGATGATCATTGCCGGATTCATAATCGCTTTTAACAAGCGACGTTCCATTAATTTAAATGTGTTCGCTCTTACCGAATCTGGTTCAACCATGGCATGATAGACAAATAATCGTGGCAGATACAGCAAACCAGCCATCCATGACATAACCGCTATTAAATGAAGTGCTTTTAGCCACAAATAATCCATACTATTACCGCTTTTTGCGCACCAGTTCGACAACTTGCTGGACATGCTCAGGTGGTGTTTGTGGCACTACACCATGTCCTAGATTAAAAATATGGGGTCTGTCTGCAAAACAATCCAGTAGACGATTTATTTCATCTTTTAATTGTTGACCGCCTGCAACAAGGCAAAGGGGATCAAGATTACCTTGCAGAGGAAGATCAGCCCGCAATGTTTTATGTGCCCAAATCGGATCTGTATGTTGATCTAGTGCTATACAAGAAGCATTCACCTGTTCCGAATAAGCAATAAGACCTTCGCCAAGCCCTTTTGGAAAACAAATAACAGGCAAATTTATGCCGCGTTTTCTTAACTGCTGGATAATTTTTTCATGCGGATTGATAATAAGTTTATCCCGCCAACTTGCTGGGACTGCACTGGCCCAACTGTCAAACAGCATTAAAGCATTGGCACCATTATTTGCCTGAAGGGTTAGAAATTCGATGACTTTCTCAACCAAAATATCGATACAAGCGACAGCTGCATCCGGGTTTGACCAGAGATAAGATTTTGTTGCTGCAAAATCACGTGAGCTCCCCCCTTCAAAAAGATAGGTCATTAATGTCCAGGGTGCTCCAGAAAACCCGATTAATGCAGTAGTGTCGGGCAAATTCAGCCGCGTTTTATGAACAGCCTCACCAACAGCTTTATATTTATCGGACAGGTCTGTTTGCGCAAAGATTTCAATATCTTTAACAGTATTTAATTTATCTAATACAGGGCCTTTTCCTGGAATAAAATGAACATTCCTGTTCATTGCCCAGGGAATAAGCAGGATATCTGAAAATATGATTGATGCGTCAAAATTAAAACGTTTAATTGGCTGCAGTGTCACTTCTGTCGCTTTATCAGGATTAAGACAAAATGAAATAAAGTCTGGTGTTGTTTGTCTGACTTCTCGGTATTCAGGAAGATATCGACCTGCTTGCCGCATAATCCATATGGGTGGTGGATCATGACGAATACCATTTAAAGTGTCGATAAAGCGCATCATTATTATCTGTTCAATATTTTATAAATAAGATTTTGGTGTGGTAGTAGTAGGCAAAATAACATGAATTACAAATAATCCAATTGTTATCCCCAGATTTATGCAGAAAACAAATCCGGGTTGATAGTGCTATCCAACAGGCTCTGGGAACGAAACATCAAAATGAAATACCATTTTTCCATTTGTTTCCTCAAAGGTGTTATGGGGTTATCCCCAAGGGTACAGTCCAGACAAGATTTGTGAATAAAGTGAGCAAATATATCTGTTGCAAGATTTCATCCCCAGAAAACAGGTTTTCAACAGAACATATCGCGGGGTTTGATCACTTTATGAAAACAGATGACGTGTTCTCATAAGATTGGTATCTGTTGAACGTTATGACTGACACATCTGTTCATATTCATCTTGTTTCTGATTCAACTGGCGAAACTGTTCACCAGGTGGCCCGTGCTGCCTTAGCACAATTCCCGGATGTACAAATATCTGAACATATCTGGACGCTGGTGCGCACACCTGCTCATGTCGATACAATATCAAGCGCATTAAAGCGCAATCCCGGAATTCTTTTATATTCGGTTGTTGATCCTGATATCCGGAATGCGATTGAACGGCTGTGCAAAAGCCAGAATATCCCCAGCCTGTCTGTACTTGACCCGTTAATGGATATGTTAAGCTCTGTTTTGGGCTACCGCCAAAATTCCCGGCCAGGCAGTCAGCATAAATTGGATAAAGCCTATTTTGACAGAATGGCAGCTGTTGAATTTGCTGTTATTCATGATGACGGCCTGAATATGGACAGGCTGAATGAGGCACAAATTTTACTTGTAGGCGTATCCCGTACATCAAAGACGCCAACATCAATGTATTTGGCTAATCGAGGCTATCGTGTTGCTAATTATGCGCTTGTTCCCAATGTGGCGTTTCCGCTTCATCTTCTTGACAAAACACCAGATTTATTTATCGTCGGGCTGACAACTGACGCTAAACGGCTGGCCCATGTACGGCGGAACCGTCTTCAGCATATGTCAGACAGCCAAAATGATACCTACGCCGATTTAGATAATATCAATGATGAGCTGAAAGCAGCGCGTCGCTTGTTTTCCTCACAAAACTGGCCTGTTCTGGACGTGTCCCGCCGGTCGATTGAAGAAACGGCAGCAGCCATTTTACATCTGTATGTGAACCAGCGTGAGCAAAAGCTCAATGAACAGCAAAATCAGGATGAGCACTCATGAGTATCTGGACGCTTTCGGGACAGTCGCTGATATTGGCCTCTGCCAGTCCGATAAGAGCATCTCTTTTAGAATCGGCGAAAATTGCTGTAGAGATTGTTCCTGCATCTGTTGATGAAGATGCCATAAAGCATGCCGCACTCCAGGACGGTTTCTCTTACGATGAACTTGTGGTTCTTTTGGCTGAACTTAAAGCTGAAGCAGTCAGTCAGCACCGTCCAGCTTATGTGTTAGGCTGTGATCAAATTCTGGTCTGTGAGAACAAATTGTTCAGCAAACCGCGCACACTTGATGAGGCAAAATCGCATGTGACCCGTTTACAAGGCCGGGCACATCAGCTGAAGACAGCTTGTGTTTTATTCCGTGAGGGTAAGCGAATTTGGCATCATCTGTCGACGGCCAGTTTGACTATGCGTGCTTTATCAGAAGCTGATATCAATGCTTATATGTCCAGTTTTCCTGAAGCTTGCTTGTCGACACCAGGAGCTTATCAGATTGAATCTGGAGGGGCACATTTATTCACTGATATGTCTGGGGTAGGGTATGATATTCTGGGGCTGCCTTTGATACCCTTATTGGCTCAGCTTCGTGAACTTGGCCTGGCATTTGGCGAAAAGGTCAGGTGATATGCTGATTATTGGGCTTACAGGTTCAATTGCGACAGGAAAGTCAACGGTCGCCGGGATGTTACGTCAGATGCGGTTTTCAGTTCATGACGCTGACGCCGCTGTACATAATTTGATGGGCCCTCACGGTGTTGCCGTGTCAGCAATTACAGCTGTCTTTGGTGCGGATATCGGCAGCCCGGCGACAGGCATAAACCGCCAAAAGCTGGGTGAACAGGTATTTACAGACACAGATAAAAAACAGGTGCTGGAAGCCATT from SAR116 cluster alpha proteobacterium HIMB100 includes these protein-coding regions:
- a CDS encoding ATPase involved in chromosome partitioning (PFAM: CobQ/CobB/MinD/ParA nucleotide binding domain), which encodes MSAKVIAVANQKGGVGKTTTAVNLSTALAACGMHVLLVDFDPQGNASTGLGVDPGARAVNSYRLVTGEAQVEAAVVTTQVPGLSLIPATMDLSAAEVELSPLDRREYRLADKLADIKDNFDYILIDCPPSLGLLTVNALCAADTVIVPLQCEFYALEGLAQLNQTITMVQSGLNTGLVLQGIVLTMYDTRNKLSEMVEADVRSHFGVSVYQTVIPRNVRISEAPSFGQPILMYDLKCAGAQAYAALAAELLKQEQKVA
- a CDS encoding tRNA modification GTPase TrmE (PFAM: GTPase of unknown function; GTP-binding protein TrmE N-terminus~TIGRFAM: small GTP-binding protein domain; tRNA modification GTPase TrmE); translated protein: MKTASMSETIFALATPPGRSAVAVIRVSGALALAVPAAFGAAPVMPRTAHRRWLKDAEGALLDDVMLIGFVGPASATGEDVLEIHTHGSPAVVEDILHHLAALPGYRLAEAGEFTRRALDKGKTDITAAEGLVDLIAADTNLQRRQATAQMAGSLRRPVESWRKDVISCLSLLEASIDFADEELPDTLEEQIKDRIQYILDEMKVGLTASRRGEMVRSGLSVVLAGPVNAGKSTTLNALARRPAAIVSDRPGTTRDSVEVSLEVSGIPVVLTDTAGWRQTDDPIEQEGIHRAQQAATQADLVIIVVDGTQTGWADQALTISSWSEAEIFILVNKQDQGLQDEEHVLISGNVPSANVMSISAHEGTGLDAFESRLEKFMADVNVQSTSVILTRVRHRQALAEAVHHLQASLDLSAPDQTELVAEEFRAATMALSRILGQIDVEDVLDHIFSSFCIGK
- a CDS encoding 16S rRNA methyltransferase GidB (PFAM: rRNA small subunit methyltransferase G~TIGRFAM: 16S rRNA (guanine(527)-N(7))-methyltransferase GidB), translated to MSDRFFPPDTSREDICAYLDVSRETQDQLDIYVQLLCKWQQRINLVSSSTLPQIWQRHVLDSAQLVPYLPQTAKTIMDIGAGAGLPGLVLAIVTKKQVHLVESDSKKVAFMRTAIAETGVDAVIHHGRVEELACLHMDVITARALAPLVKLFELTARQHHDALEYLFLKGRAVKQELTALPSSVTLAAQSYPSITDEDAVIVHFGNKN
- a CDS encoding transcription termination factor Rho (PFAM: Rho termination factor, N-terminal domain; Rho termination factor, RNA-binding domain; ATP synthase alpha/beta family, nucleotide-binding domain~TIGRFAM: transcription termination factor Rho) → MHLQELKSKTAAELLAYAEELEIENASTLRTQDMMFAILKQLAENDVVIRGTGVLEVLSDGFGFLRAPESNYLPGPDDIYISPSQVRRFSLRTGDTVEGEIRAPKDGERYFALLKVESINFEDPEAVRHRINFDNLTPLYPDEKLTMELPFDPDRKDNTPRVMDLISPIGKGQRGLIVAPPRTGKTMMLQSIAHAISVNHPEVYLIVLLIDERPEEVTDMQRSVNGEVISSTFDEPALRHVQVTDMVIEKAKRLVEHKRDVVILLDSITRLARAYNTVVPSSGKVLTGGVDANALQRPKRFFGAARNVEQGGSLTIIATALIETGSRMDEVIFEEFKGTGNSEVVLDRKLSDKRVFPAIDVTKSGTRKEELLVDKQTLSKMWVLRRILMQMGPVDAMEFLADKMRHSKTNTDFFEQMNS
- a CDS encoding ParB-like partition protein (PFAM: ParB-like nuclease domain~TIGRFAM: ParB-like partition proteins), coding for MTKDKSSQRPQKKQDNQRLGRGLSSLLGDSPVLSQTPAQTGVAGQPDAASTSARRPAVPGREVRALPIEWIVPGPWQPRRSFDKAELNELAASIKSRGLLQPVIVRPHPDQPSRFQLIAGERRWRAAQIASLHEIPAVISTFDDKEAAELSLIENIQRRDLSVIEEAEGYQALLDRHGYSQQELADIVGKSRSHIANVGRLLTLPQSIRDSLIKRSLTMGQVRPLIGRDDAEQLAAQIIKENLSAREVEALIRSSRQKSAKSSQAVEKSSDIKALEVRARTELGLAMRLDWDERTEKGQVVVKVTSLEQLEDMLGKIGLGPNR
- a CDS encoding conserved hypothetical integral membrane protein (PFAM: Uncharacterised protein family (UPF0093)~TIGRFAM: TIGR00701 family protein): MDYLWLKALHLIAVMSWMAGLLYLPRLFVYHAMVEPDSVRANTFKLMERRLLKAIMNPAMIITWGLGLWMLHQNPSLLVMPWMWVKLVCVILMTACHMVFARMRRKLEADQALNHKTYRIWNEGPTLLMIIIVIMAVVEPF
- a CDS encoding glucose-inhibited division protein A (PFAM: Glucose inhibited division protein A~TIGRFAM: glucose-inhibited division protein A), with translation MTSQKYDVVVIGGGHAGTEAAAAAARMGAKTALVTMAADKIGEMSCNPAIGGLGKGQLVREIDALDGLMARAIDQAGIQFRMLNRSRGPAVHGPRAQADRKLYRQAIQRLLAEQDGLTVIEGAVADIQTRQGHASGIVTESGHVIACDAVVLTTGTFLGGLIHLGQERTPAGRVGEQPSLALAKRLREMNLPIGRLKTGTPARLDSRTIDWSRLAMQPADSEPVPFSTMTHKIEVPQIECGITRTNARTHDIIAKSIHLSAVYSGQIEGHGPRYCPSIEDKVHRFSDRDSHQIFLEPEGLDDHTVYPNGISTSLPRDVQTALIATIEGLETAEILQFGYAIEYDFVDPRALTASLELKALAGLFLAGQINGTTGYEEAAAQGLMAGVNAALSVANRSVQADRFVLDRADAYIGVMIDDLVTKGAPEPYRMFTSRAEYRLFLRADNADQRLTDKGSAVGCIGADRQLHWKRKKHALQQAEQMLSSTPKRPKELAAAGLPVSRDGSPKTPADLLALEGVRFSDCLRLWPELGQIDNILHSQLETDCRYSGYLARQQADIEAMRRDDALNIPPDTDFTEIGGLSAESCDLLQRFQPETIGQASRIPGMTPAALVAVLRFLKKDRHSDGTEAKQR
- a CDS encoding O-6-methylguanine DNA methyltransferase (PFAM: 6-O-methylguanine DNA methyltransferase, DNA binding domain~TIGRFAM: O-6-methylguanine DNA methyltransferase), producing MFTSSLTTPLGYMRARSSTDGLYALDWQQTPFTTPDLDNDVSRETIHQLHLYLQGKLQRFTLPLDLSLHSQAFCKWLEVMSAIPYGQTISYKDFAKRWGNEKAARAAGQACQRNPLPVILPCHRVVQSNGTFDNYSGGDKTTPHDPENIKRKQWLISLEAEHRSVI